From the genome of Chelonia mydas isolate rCheMyd1 chromosome 2, rCheMyd1.pri.v2, whole genome shotgun sequence, one region includes:
- the ATXN1 gene encoding ataxin-1 isoform X2 has protein sequence MKSNQERSNECLPPKKREIPTTSLPSEVKPVILSNENHRADNLTWLTSTPSSQSSMGGRHRPGGSSVEIGLQQGLHKAPSAGMDYSPPSAPRSVPVSTTLPTVYSPALSQSGTPVSPVQYTHLQHTFQFVGPPYSGPYAGFIPSQLISPTANSATCAAASATAVATTPSQRSQLEAYSTFLASMSSLSQQGHKVEQHLVRTPGLIAAGSPPPTQQNQYVHISSSPQSTVRNVSPPTIPVHLHPHQTAIPHTLTLGPSSQVVVQYSDSGGHFITRDPTKKAESSRLQAMQAKEILNGEIEKSRRYGLSPSGDVSLVKAGNKPAPHHYETRHVVVHSSPAEYSARDSSGIRASVMVVPNSSTPVTEMEVQQATNRETPPSVLNDKGNLHLGKPAHRSYALSPQQTMGHEGVKAVATLSPHTVIQTTHNASEQLPVGLPATAFYAGTQPPVIGYLSSQQQAIGYPGNLPQHLVIPGTQPLLIPVGNADVESSGVAPAIVTSSPQFAAVPHAFVTTAIPKSENFSAEALATQPAYQAAVVQAQIHLPVVQSVASPTAAPPTLPPYFMKGSIIQLANGELKKVEDLKTEDFIQSAEISNDLKIDSSTVERIEDSHNPGIAVIQFAVGEHRAQALSKTEAVPSFLLSKMCPISNRAISCLFEHHY, from the coding sequence ATGAAATCCAACCAAGAGAGGAGCAACGAATGCCTGCCGCCCAAAAAGCGAGAAATCCCCACCACCAGCCTGCCGTCCGAGGTGAAGCCAGTGATTCTGTCAAACGAAAACCACCGCGCAGACAACTTAACATGGCTCACCAGTACAcccagcagccagagcagcaTGGGGGGAAGGCACAGGCCTGGAGGGAGTTCAGTGGAGATTGGTTTACAGCAGGGTTTACACAAAGCACCGTCTGCAGGAATGGACTATTCCCCGCCGAGTGCTCCCAGGTCCGTTCCAGTCTCAACAACACTTCCCACAGTGTACTCGCCCGCACTCTCACAGTCAGGGACGCCTGTATCCCCGGTGCAGTACACGCACCTGCAGCACACTTTCCAGTTCGTTGGGCCCCCGTACAGTGGACCATACGCCGGATTCATCCCCTCCCAGTTGATTTCCCCGACAGCCAATTCCGCAACTTGTGCGGCAGCCTCTGCCACTGCTGTTGCAACCACTCCATCCCAGCGTTCCCAGCTGGAGGCTTATTCCACTTTCCTGGCCAGCATGAGTAGCTTAAGTCAGCAGGGGCACAAAGTTGAGCAGCATCtagtcaggacacctggattGATTGCAGCAGGGTCTCCTCCACCGACCCAGCAAAACCAGTATGTCCACATTTCCAGCTCTCCCCAGAGCACAGTCAGAAATGTGTCTCCTCCAACCATCCCAGTCCATTTGCATCCCCACCAAACGGCGATTCCACACACCCTCACCCTCGGCCCCTCCTCCCAAGTGGTGGTGCAATACTCGGACTCCGGGGGCCACTTCATCACGAGGGATCCTACCAAGAAAGCTGAGAGCAGCAGGCTGCAGGCAATGCAGGCGAAGGAAATACTGAATGGAGAGATCGAGAAAAGCAGGAGGTATGGCCTCTCGCCCTCTGGAGATGTGAGTCTAGTCAAAGCAGGCAATAAACCAGCTCCTCATCATTATGAGACCAGACATGTCGTGGTGCACTCGAGTCCTGCCGAGTACAGTGCACGGGATTCCTCAGGCATCCGGGCCTCTGTTATGGTTGTACCAAACAGCAGCACACCTGTTACGGAGATGGAGGTACAGCAGGCCACCAACAGAGAAACTCCTCCCTCAGTCCTCAACGACAAGGGAAATCTGCATTTAGGAAAGCCAGCCCACAGGTCCTATGCTTTATCTCCACAACAGACTATGGGCCATGAGGGGGTGAAAGCGGTCGCCACGCTGTCCCCCCACACTGTCATTCAGACCACCCACAACGCCTCAGAGCAACTCCCTGTCGGGCTGCCTGCGACAGCCTTCTATGCCGGGACCCAGCCGCCGGTAATCGGTTATCTGAGCAGTCAGCAGCAAGCGATTGGTTACCCTGGAAACCTGCCACAGCACCTGGTGATCCCTGGCACCCAGCCACTGCTTATACCAGTTGGCAATGCAGACGTTGAATCATCAGGAGTAGCACCTGCTATAGTCACTTCATCTCCCCAGTTTGCAGCAGTGCCTCATGCATTTGTCACTACCGCCATTCCTAAGAGTGAGAATTTCAGTGCTGAGGCGCTAGCAACCCAGCCAGCCTACCAGGCAGCCGTGGTGCAGGCCCAGATCCACCTCCCAGTGGTGCAGTCCGTAGCTTCTCCAACGGCAGCTCCTCCTACACTGCCTCCTTACTTCATGAAAGGGTCAATCATTCAGTTGGCCAATGGGGAGCTGAAGAAAGTAGAGGACTTAAAAACAGAAGACTTTATACAGAGTGCAGAAATTAGCAATGACCTGAAAATAGACTCCAGCACAGTGGAGAGGATTGAAGACAGCCATAACCCAGGCATTGCTGTGATACAGTTTGCAGTTGGAGAGCATCGAGCACAG
- the ATXN1 gene encoding ataxin-1 isoform X3 has protein sequence MKSNQERSNECLPPKKREIPTTSLPSEVKPVILSNENHRADNLTWLTSTPSSQSSMGGRHRPGGSSVEIGLQQGLHKAPSAGMDYSPPSAPRSVPVSTTLPTVYSPALSQSGTPVSPVQYTHLQHTFQFVGPPYSGPYAGFIPSQLISPTANSATCAAASATAVATTPSQRSQLEAYSTFLASMSSLSQQGHKVEQHLVRTPGLIAAGSPPPTQQNQYVHISSSPQSTVRNVSPPTIPVHLHPHQTAIPHTLTLGPSSQVVVQYSDSGGHFITRDPTKKAESSRLQAMQAKEILNGEIEKSRRYGLSPSGDVSLVKAGNKPAPHHYETRHVVVHSSPAEYSARDSSGIRASVMVVPNSSTPVTEMEVQQATNRETPPSVLNDKGNLHLGKPAHRSYALSPQQTMGHEGVKAVATLSPHTVIQTTHNASEQLPVGLPATAFYAGTQPPVIGYLSSQQQAIGYPGNLPQHLVIPGTQPLLIPVGNADVESSGVAPAIVTSSPQFAAVPHAFVTTAIPKSENFSAEALATQPAYQAAVVQAQIHLPVVQSVASPTAAPPTLPPYFMKGSIIQLANGELKKVEDLKTEDFIQSAEISNDLKIDSSTVERIEDSHNPGIAVIQFAVGEHRAQASLHVVEQMIKIRLKRCGFVLRIGQSQRAC, from the coding sequence ATGAAATCCAACCAAGAGAGGAGCAACGAATGCCTGCCGCCCAAAAAGCGAGAAATCCCCACCACCAGCCTGCCGTCCGAGGTGAAGCCAGTGATTCTGTCAAACGAAAACCACCGCGCAGACAACTTAACATGGCTCACCAGTACAcccagcagccagagcagcaTGGGGGGAAGGCACAGGCCTGGAGGGAGTTCAGTGGAGATTGGTTTACAGCAGGGTTTACACAAAGCACCGTCTGCAGGAATGGACTATTCCCCGCCGAGTGCTCCCAGGTCCGTTCCAGTCTCAACAACACTTCCCACAGTGTACTCGCCCGCACTCTCACAGTCAGGGACGCCTGTATCCCCGGTGCAGTACACGCACCTGCAGCACACTTTCCAGTTCGTTGGGCCCCCGTACAGTGGACCATACGCCGGATTCATCCCCTCCCAGTTGATTTCCCCGACAGCCAATTCCGCAACTTGTGCGGCAGCCTCTGCCACTGCTGTTGCAACCACTCCATCCCAGCGTTCCCAGCTGGAGGCTTATTCCACTTTCCTGGCCAGCATGAGTAGCTTAAGTCAGCAGGGGCACAAAGTTGAGCAGCATCtagtcaggacacctggattGATTGCAGCAGGGTCTCCTCCACCGACCCAGCAAAACCAGTATGTCCACATTTCCAGCTCTCCCCAGAGCACAGTCAGAAATGTGTCTCCTCCAACCATCCCAGTCCATTTGCATCCCCACCAAACGGCGATTCCACACACCCTCACCCTCGGCCCCTCCTCCCAAGTGGTGGTGCAATACTCGGACTCCGGGGGCCACTTCATCACGAGGGATCCTACCAAGAAAGCTGAGAGCAGCAGGCTGCAGGCAATGCAGGCGAAGGAAATACTGAATGGAGAGATCGAGAAAAGCAGGAGGTATGGCCTCTCGCCCTCTGGAGATGTGAGTCTAGTCAAAGCAGGCAATAAACCAGCTCCTCATCATTATGAGACCAGACATGTCGTGGTGCACTCGAGTCCTGCCGAGTACAGTGCACGGGATTCCTCAGGCATCCGGGCCTCTGTTATGGTTGTACCAAACAGCAGCACACCTGTTACGGAGATGGAGGTACAGCAGGCCACCAACAGAGAAACTCCTCCCTCAGTCCTCAACGACAAGGGAAATCTGCATTTAGGAAAGCCAGCCCACAGGTCCTATGCTTTATCTCCACAACAGACTATGGGCCATGAGGGGGTGAAAGCGGTCGCCACGCTGTCCCCCCACACTGTCATTCAGACCACCCACAACGCCTCAGAGCAACTCCCTGTCGGGCTGCCTGCGACAGCCTTCTATGCCGGGACCCAGCCGCCGGTAATCGGTTATCTGAGCAGTCAGCAGCAAGCGATTGGTTACCCTGGAAACCTGCCACAGCACCTGGTGATCCCTGGCACCCAGCCACTGCTTATACCAGTTGGCAATGCAGACGTTGAATCATCAGGAGTAGCACCTGCTATAGTCACTTCATCTCCCCAGTTTGCAGCAGTGCCTCATGCATTTGTCACTACCGCCATTCCTAAGAGTGAGAATTTCAGTGCTGAGGCGCTAGCAACCCAGCCAGCCTACCAGGCAGCCGTGGTGCAGGCCCAGATCCACCTCCCAGTGGTGCAGTCCGTAGCTTCTCCAACGGCAGCTCCTCCTACACTGCCTCCTTACTTCATGAAAGGGTCAATCATTCAGTTGGCCAATGGGGAGCTGAAGAAAGTAGAGGACTTAAAAACAGAAGACTTTATACAGAGTGCAGAAATTAGCAATGACCTGAAAATAGACTCCAGCACAGTGGAGAGGATTGAAGACAGCCATAACCCAGGCATTGCTGTGATACAGTTTGCAGTTGGAGAGCATCGAGCACAG